The genomic segment GATAGTCTGCCTCccgacgcccctggctcctcccacatgtccagtcacaacGGGGAGCTGCGGATCCTGAGTGTCCACGGACATGGGGGGGGGCAACTGatggtggacggccatgacaccctcttcagcGCGTCCGAGGTCGCGGCCCTCAGCTCTCTGTCCGTGGACCACAGTGTGGCCAAGAGCCCGGATTGCGGCGAGAGGCTCGTCCACTgtgaggagctgactgggcatcggggcggccgcaagggccggccctGTGTCTTGTGTGGCAAGGTTTTTCCCAACGATTCCAAGATGACCATCCACATGCGTACCCACAGCAGCGAGAAGCGCCAcaggtgcgaccaatgcatgaagcgcttCAGACGGAGCTacgacctgaagatccacatgatgattcactccggggagatgccctacaagtgtgaccaatgcatgaagggCTTCAGACGGAGCTgcgacctgaagatccacacgtggattcactccggggagaggccctacaagtgtgaccgaTGCATCAAGGGCTTCAGACGGAGCTACgacctgaagaaccacatgaggattcacttcagggagaagccctacaagtgtgaccaatgcatcaAGGGCTTCAGACGGAGCTGCgacctgaagaaccacatgaggactcactccggggaggtGCCCTagggtgtgaccaatgcatgatgGGGTTCTGCCGGAGCTCcagcctgaagatccacataAGGATTCAATCCAGGGAGCAGCCCTGCGTTTGCCACCACTGCAACATCAGCTACAGTCGTGCCAGCAGTTTGCGTCACCACATGATCAAGAACAAGGGTAAAGGGGTGCTTTGACATGGGGCAACAGGATGCTTCTATTGAATTTGACACCTTTATCCTGTATGTGATGAAATTACTGATTTAACGTTTTTTATCACAATTAAAGACGCTTTACAGCTTTTTgctatttataaaaaataaactgttATTAACGCTGTCTGTGAAGAATTtcttatttttgcatttttacactttggATAGCAAAATATTTGGTTACATTTTGGAGCATGATTAGGGGAAGttacaggcagcaaagttaccaagcaTACATTCAATGAGACGATGGCTTTAAATGTTTCTTATTGGGAAACGTTCACATCGTAGGTTAATTCAAAGGTGGGGGGGAGTGTCCATTGTGGAGAATTTAGGATTTGCCATGGCTGAAGTCAGCCACGGTGGGAGAGACCGAGTTAAATTGCAATACACTTTGGGTCAAGTGGACATGGCTGCAAGacagttaaaggaatctacacaacGAAGAATTAGGTTGATTGCCAGGGCCTTAGTATTAGACTTTGTCGCTACAGTTAGAATGCAATTTAAACTATCTTAACATCTCAGttagggagaggaaggaagggataaaaaaaaataaaaaaaatcctctttctcccagttggtagtgcgtcgcccaaatcgCCCCTATACACCATCCGCCCCTGATGATTATTATAACTACTTCCTTTTGCCACAAATGTAACAATTAAAAGTACTCCCTTAATTGTCCTGTTTTCCACCCATTAGTCGGAACTCAACTCACTATTTCCCAGTGATGTAGTCCGTGGTATGCAGAGGTTGTCTAGTCTCGAGCCAGGGCAAAACGACCTGCCAAACGCGATGCATTTGATCTTGTTTGAAGCCGCAGGGAAAACAGCTCACTCTTCATCACCTTCATCCTCGTCCTCAGCGCTTCGTTTTCTTCGCGGCTCCGAGTTATTTGTAACTATGATTCATTATTAACAATCAATAATGATTTATATCGGAGAAGTAGGTTATTTAGCACATACACCACATGCCTAATATAATTTGATGATATGCCCACTTCTTGAACTCTCAATGGGCTTGGATGTAATGtattcttcctcgtcgtcatcatcaacatcagGCCTAAAGCCCCTGATGGACCACGAGGTGGTTGGATATTCCCCTTTTtcattcaccatccaaaagtGAGGCTTCGTCAGTTACATGTCCAGCAGAGGTAGGCACAACATACACATAGAAAGAACACACCTTTTTTATTCTATGTGTCTAGAATGGGGTTGACAACTTTTCCGTGTAAATgcaagaatatgtcttgtgtgtgtttccctctttACGACAAGCAGGAGACCCCTGACATAATTTTAATCAAGATTGAAGAGGATATCagtcagggacgcgggaagtgggggtgcttagggtgctgcagcacccccccccctggcggcctctggctgtaactgcatgtgagaaggttttctgaacgaatcaatactttttcttctttttttttaataattttatcatacaacatgatttttcatttaattattgacatccaccctttttatgatatttatcatattatcatttcattttatttagaacattgtctgagtaggctgacgtaggctatgacgcacaacgcagaactgtcgatggCTGAATATCgaactatgctgattttacataagcatgttggtgttcaacatctgttgtagtgaacattctaaaactggtgtaaaatgttgctgccatattaatagacacgttgaatgttatcgttatgattctggagtcctgcacgtaaactggttggcaaaaaaagagcaaagacgggcggttcacttgacggagaaaccgtcactttcctcatatcagacaactcgtaactctggatgaaaattaaggctttctattattgtcactttcctttgtaaacctttagaaataacctcctgaatccttgttataacgctgtgtataatcccggactgcaacagcttgtcggcacgttgttagtgtgtgaaattcagcacagtatcagccgagttgactctaatttccacattgtttacttgctaacgtttgtgaataacagtggctagttggcagaactctttttacacaccagtagagtgtttatcagagcggagccctgaatgtgacgtcacccgtcatctcgtctctgtaaacaacggatgttgcgcagcatttattatgacgtcattatatagactctctctcagcacccccccctcggactgacttcccgcgtccctgataTCAGTGGATGCAGGCCAGCAAAAGGCTGTTCCTCTTTTGGCAACGCATCATGACCAGAAGTAGAACTTGAGTTGCATTACAAAGAAACAGTAAAGAGGCCAGAAGGGGTTCAAGACGGATGCCACATGatctggtttatcattctcaaacataaataaattcaAAACGTGTAAATGTTAGATGACCAGCTTACAGGGAATGGCACGTTGTCTCTTGTTATTGTCAATATACAATAACTGTCAATGTTGTGCTCAGCTCATTTTGCGCAGGTATCCGTTCAGTGTCCTCGAACTGGACACCCGCTTGAGCTTcaagtctagggaggagggggctgcCTGGAGGAGATGTCTCTCTCCGAAACTGTACATTTGTGTCTGTAGTACTACCTAATTTAagccctctgtgtcaatgttgcatattgtattttttaataGTTTAGTCGACTTGTACAATACCATtttggccaagagcctggactgTGGCGGGCGGTTGGATTACCGCAAGGAGCTGGCTGTGCAGTTGAAATTTCCCATTCTCATTCACCATCCAATAGTGATGCTTACTCTGTTACAAATCCAGCACACAACCATAGAGATCAaacacctttatgattcaattTGTCGTCAGTGGGTATTGACAACTTTTCTGTAGAATATGACCATTTTTATCAAGGAAGAGGATAAGGATATTGGTGGATGCATGCCCTCTGTTGGTAAGTAATAACCGTTGCAGCCATGCAAGCAAGCAAACGACCTGGATCCACTGAGAATGTCCTCCATTCTTCCTGCGCTCAAAAGCCTGGACCTCTTTTGAAACGACCAGAAAACTGCTAAAACAGGAGTAAAACCTGAgagcatttcaaagatggaaacaCCTACGAGCCCAGAAGGTTATCAAGCCGGATTCACACATGCACTGTATGTGGGAACGCAAATGCCAGAATCTGCCCCTCTGGAGTTCACCCACCCAGGCCCCTAGTGTAAAGGAGAGCTGGAGAATTGATAACGAGCGAGAGGGCCTTGTTGATGACTGCAGTACACCTTCTAAACACTTGATGTTAAGTGTGTGTAATGTATCCCTTTGTGCAAATAATGAATTGATACAAgtactttctctctgtctttgtttttccTCTCTGCAGAGGACTGCAATGACATTAGAGAATGTAACACACAACGCAGCGCCACCTCGGAAAGTCTGCATCCGGACGCCCCTGgatcctcccacatgtccagtcacaacGGGGAGCTGCGGATCCTGAGTGTCCATGGACAAGTGCTGGGCCAGCTGGTgctggacggccatgacaccctcttcaccatgTTCGAAGTGGAGGCCCTCTGCTCTCTGACTGTCCGTGGACCACAgtgtggccaagagcctggactgCGGCGAGCGGCTCGTCCACTgtgaggagctgactgggcctcggggcggccgcaagggccggccctGTGTCTTCTGTGGCAAGGTTTTTCCCAACGCTTCCAAGATGACCATCCACATGAGTATTCAGCCCTGGGTGTGTCCACAGTGCAAGGCCTTCAGCGACCCGAGACATTTTCGTCTGCAGATGATCAATGTGCACGGCAACGAGGTGCGTTGACACGGCAATGGGATGCTTTGAAACGGATGCTTTGATCCTGTATGTGCTAAAATGACTGCTTTTAGCTTTTCATCACGATTAAAGACGCTTTCTAACTTTTTGATATTCaataaaagatatatatatatttctgtttttactatttttcATAATTAATGTCTGTTTGAATAAGTATAACCTATATTTAGGACACTTCGgacagcaaaatattaatttcagAGAATGATCATGGGAAGttacaggcagcaaagttaacAAGTATACATTCAATGAGCGGATGGGTGTACAAAATACTTATTGGGAAACTTTCACATCGTGGGTTAATACAAAGGTAAGGGGGAGTGACCATCGTGAAGAGTTTAGTTTAGTTCAAATGCAAATTATCAGCTTTTCAATTAGAGAGGATGGGCGGTATCTCTAGGTCCAAGGAGAATGTATAGAAATTCCTTAAATTGACTAATTGATGGGGTGGGGACATTAAACTGAATCAAGCCATATACACATTTAACCAGTGACCACTTTTAGTTGCTAATCTAACTGTAGACCCATTATTGCCTATTTTCATACAATCCAAGGTAAGAACCAGAAAATAATGGTTGTAGAAAGAATACAGCAAACAGAAAGTCAAAACATAGTTGGCATTAAGCAAACAGATTGAAAAAATAGGTGAAATTAACACAATCGTGTATAATGTTGGGTTCAATTGCAGTAATCCGTTTCACAAGTGCATTTTGCAGGCAATCTAATAACAACGTTAAGGTTGGCAATATCAATCGTAACTATAAGCTACAATTgtatacaaattatataaacACTGTTTATATAATTAGTCAATGTCATTTCATGTCATGAGTCTATTTCACGGTGGATTTCGACATAGATGCGCCACACCCACAGTCGCCACTATTCTACTTGTCAACTCCACTTAACTTCCACTACTTCAGACTTCGTAACTTGGTCAATTTAtcaaaacatttaacaaatcaacacacaacacagaatttcgatatcatta from the Gadus macrocephalus chromosome 7, ASM3116895v1 genome contains:
- the LOC132461654 gene encoding zinc finger protein 235-like isoform X8; the encoded protein is MYSSSSSSSGLKPLMDHKAVVHPPFHSPSKSEALSVTSPAEETPGIILIKIEEDISGCRPAEDCDAFGDRSTTSAATSESLPVDIPGSSHVSSQNAELRILSVFGQGGGKLVVVGHDTLFTASEVEALNSLSVDCSVAKSLDCGERLDCRKELAVQEAADTIFIKEEEDIGGCIPPLEDCNDMRECSTHRSATSDSLPPDAPGSSHMSSHNGELRILSVHGHGGGQLMVDGHDTLFSASEVAALSSLSVDHSVAKSPDCGERLVHCEELTGHRGGRKGRPCVLCGKVFPNDSKMTIHMRTHSSEKRHRCDQCMKRFRRSYDLKIHMMIHSGEMPYKCDQCMKGFRRSCDLKIHTWIHSGERPYKCDRCIKGFRRSYDLKNHMRIHFREKPYKCDQCIKGFRRSCDLKNHMRTHSGEVP
- the LOC132461654 gene encoding zinc finger protein 235-like isoform X10; the protein is MHRVRKVVLPWPEPTSANYGLNHWKMETPGIILIKIEEDISGCRPAEDCDAFGDRSTTSAATSESLPVDIPGSSHVSSQNAELRILSVFGQGGGKLVVVGHDTLFTASEVEALNSLSVDCSVAKSLDCGERLDCRKELAVQEAADTIFIKEEEDIGGCIPPLEDCNDMRECSTHRSATSDSLPPDAPGSSHMSSHNGELRILSVHGHGGGQLMVDGHDTLFSASEVAALSSLSVDHSVAKSPDCGERLVHCEELTGHRGGRKGRPCVLCGKVFPNDSKMTIHMRTHSSEKRHRCDQCMKRFRRSYDLKIHMMIHSGEMPYKCDQCMKGFRRSCDLKIHTWIHSGERPYKCDRCIKGFRRSYDLKNHMRIHFREKPYKCDQCIKGFRRSCDLKNHMRTHSGEVP
- the LOC132461654 gene encoding zinc finger protein 235-like isoform X6, which produces MYSSSSSSSGLKPLIDHKAVGHSPFYSPSKSEASSVISPAEQETPDRISIKIEEDISRCRPDEDCDAFGDRSTTSAATSESLPVDIPGSSHVSSQNAELRILSVFGQGGGKLVVVGHDTLFTASEVEALNSLSVDCSVAKSLDCGERLDCRKELAVQEAADTIFIKEEEDIGGCIPPLEDCNDMRECSTHRSATSDSLPPDAPGSSHMSSHNGELRILSVHGHGGGQLMVDGHDTLFSASEVAALSSLSVDHSVAKSPDCGERLVHCEELTGHRGGRKGRPCVLCGKVFPNDSKMTIHMRTHSSEKRHRCDQCMKRFRRSYDLKIHMMIHSGEMPYKCDQCMKGFRRSCDLKIHTWIHSGERPYKCDRCIKGFRRSYDLKNHMRIHFREKPYKCDQCIKGFRRSCDLKNHMRTHSGEVP
- the LOC132461654 gene encoding zinc finger protein 235-like isoform X9; this encodes MYSSSSSSSGLKPLIDHKAVGHSPFYSPSKSEASSVISPAEETPDRISIKIEEDISRCRPDEDCDAFGDRSTTSAATSESLPVDIPGSSHVSSQNAELRILSVFGQGGGKLVVVGHDTLFTASEVEALNSLSVDCSVAKSLDCGERLDCRKELAVQEAADTIFIKEEEDIGGCIPPLEDCNDMRECSTHRSATSDSLPPDAPGSSHMSSHNGELRILSVHGHGGGQLMVDGHDTLFSASEVAALSSLSVDHSVAKSPDCGERLVHCEELTGHRGGRKGRPCVLCGKVFPNDSKMTIHMRTHSSEKRHRCDQCMKRFRRSYDLKIHMMIHSGEMPYKCDQCMKGFRRSCDLKIHTWIHSGERPYKCDRCIKGFRRSYDLKNHMRIHFREKPYKCDQCIKGFRRSCDLKNHMRTHSGEVP